The Faecalibacterium prausnitzii genome includes a window with the following:
- the rffA gene encoding dTDP-4-amino-4,6-dideoxygalactose transaminase, whose product MIHFNVPPFVGTEFKYMQEAVNNHKICGDGPFTKKCNEWLEKRFNAKKVMLTTSGSTALDMAALLCGIKPGDEVILPSFTFSSTANSFVLAGATLVFVDVRPDTMNIDETKIEAAITDKTKVICPVHYAGVACEMDTIMDIAKRHHLMVVEDAAQGVMSTYKGKALGTIGDFGCYSFHETKNYSMGEGGAIVINNAAYIEKAEILREKGTNRSQFFRGQVAKYNWVDFGDSYLQSDLNAAYLWAQLEVADQINENRLETWNKYYTAFKPLEEKGIVQLPIIPEGCVHNAHMFYLKTKNLEIRQAYIKFMKENDILCVFHYVPLHSAPAGLKFGRFDGVDENTTADSDRLVRLPMYYNIKSDDLNKVIEKTLEFFNSETK is encoded by the coding sequence ATGATTCACTTTAATGTTCCGCCGTTTGTTGGTACAGAATTCAAGTATATGCAGGAGGCGGTTAACAACCATAAGATTTGTGGTGATGGTCCGTTTACAAAAAAATGCAATGAATGGCTTGAAAAACGTTTTAACGCAAAGAAAGTAATGCTTACTACAAGTGGCTCAACTGCACTTGATATGGCGGCTTTGTTATGCGGTATTAAGCCGGGCGATGAGGTTATTCTTCCAAGTTTTACATTTTCAAGTACAGCAAACTCTTTTGTCTTAGCCGGAGCAACACTTGTATTCGTAGATGTTCGACCGGACACAATGAATATTGATGAAACAAAAATTGAGGCTGCCATTACGGATAAAACAAAGGTGATTTGTCCGGTTCACTATGCTGGTGTCGCCTGTGAAATGGACACAATCATGGACATTGCCAAAAGACATCACTTGATGGTTGTGGAAGATGCCGCGCAGGGTGTTATGAGTACTTACAAGGGAAAAGCTTTGGGTACAATCGGCGATTTTGGTTGCTATTCTTTCCATGAAACAAAAAACTATTCTATGGGTGAAGGTGGCGCAATTGTAATTAACAATGCTGCCTATATTGAAAAAGCAGAAATTTTGCGTGAAAAAGGAACGAATCGCTCGCAATTTTTCCGCGGACAGGTCGCTAAATATAATTGGGTAGATTTCGGTGACAGTTATCTTCAGAGTGATTTGAACGCTGCATATCTTTGGGCACAACTCGAAGTGGCAGATCAAATCAATGAGAATCGACTTGAAACATGGAATAAATATTACACCGCCTTTAAGCCACTGGAGGAAAAAGGAATAGTACAGCTACCCATTATTCCAGAGGGCTGCGTCCACAACGCGCATATGTTTTACTTGAAGACGAAGAACTTGGAAATTAGACAGGCATATATCAAATTCATGAAAGAAAATGATATCTTGTGTGTGTTCCATTATGTTCCTCTACATAGTGCCCCGGCAGGCCTTAAATTCGGTCGTTTTGATGGCGTGGATGAAAATACAACTGCAGATAGCGATCGTCTGGTTAGGCTGCCTATGTACTATAACATAAAAAGTGATGACCTGAACAAGGTAATCGAAAAGACATTGGAATTCTTTAATAGTGAAACAAAGTAA